The Methanobacterium bryantii DNA segment CCCTGTAAAAATACATTATGTCCTGAATGTGGGACGCCCCTTTGTGGAGAAAATTAATGATAACCGGTGATTTTATGCCATTTATAGAAATAAAATGTGTATCAAAAAGATTCAATGACGTAAACGTCTTAAAAAACATTAACATGACTGTAAACGAAGGAACAGTTCTAGGTATTCTTGGAAGAAGCGGATCAGGAAAATCAGTTTTAATAAACATGCTTCGTGGAATGAAAGAATACAAGCCAGATGAGGGCCAGATAATTTACAATGTTGCGATTTGTCCGGACTGCTTGAGAGTTGAACCCCCATCAATGAAAAACAACGCATGCAAATGCGGAGGAAAATTTGAAGCACAACGCGTGGACTTCTGGAACTGTGATAGAAAAATTTTTGCAAGCTTAAGGCGCAGAATATCCATAATGCTACAACGGTCCTTTGCACTCTATGAAGATGATACCGTAATAGACAATGTTATAAAATCCATTGAAGGCCGTGATGAAGAAGATAAGATGTATATGGCTATAGACCTTATTGAAATGACCCATATGACACACAGGATAACACATATTGCAAGGGATTTAAGTGGTGGAGAAAAACAGAGAGTAGTACTTGCAAGGCAGATGGGTAAAGAACCCATGGTCTTTCTTGCAGATGAACCCACAGGTACATTAGATCCGCAAACAGCAGAGCTGTTACATCAAACTTTACTTGAAGGTGTTAAAAATAAGGGTACCACCATGGTTATAACTTCTCACTGGCCAGAAGTTATGAGAACACTTTCTGATTATGTAATATGGCTTGAAAATGGTGAAATAATCCATGAAGGAGATCCTGAAACAGTTGTACAAACATTTTTAGACAGCGTTCCACTGCCTGAGAAAATAGAAACACCCGATACAGGAGAACCTATACTTGAACTGGAAAATATTAAAAAACATTATTATTCCATTGAAAGAGGAGTTGTAAAAGCTGTAGATGGAGTAAGTCTCAATGTTAACGAAGGTGAAATCTTTGGAATAGTTGGTTTAAGCGGTGCAGGTAAAACCACGCTCTCCAGAATAATTTACGGGCTAACAGAGCCCAGCTCAGGCAAAATAGAGATGAAACTCGGAGATGATTGGATCGACATGACCAAACCAGGTCCCTTATTCAGAGGCAGGGTAAAACCTTACATGGGAATACTTCATCAAGAATACAGTCTTTATCCACATAGAACTGTTTTAGGCAATCTCACAGAAGCAATAAGTTTGGACTTACCTGCAGAATTTGCAAAAATGAAAGCAATATACGTTCTCAAAGCTGTAGGATTTGACGAAAAATATGCTTCACAATTATTAGATAAAGCCCCTGATGAATTAAGTGGTGGTGAACGTCACAGAGTTGCCCTGGCTCAAGTTTTAATAAAAGAACCTCGCGTTATAATCCTTGACGAGCCAACAGGTACCATGGATCCAATAACCCGAGTACAGGTCACAGATTCTATAAGAAAAGCACGTGAAGAGCTTAATCAAACTTTCATTATAATATCACATGATATGGACTTTGTACTGGACGTATGTGACAAAGCATCTCTTATGAGAGGAGGCAAAATCCTTAAAACAGGGCTTCCTGAAGAAATCGTGGATGATTTGACAGCTAAAGAGAAGAATAAGATGTTAAAAAAAGAATAATTCTTATTTAATGGAATTGTAACTTCCAAAACAATTCCCCAGTTAGATGAAAATAATTGATAATATACAAAATTCTTAGCCGTTATATTCATTGGTTTATTTATATGCATTAGCTAACGATCCATTAAAAAAAGAGGGATATTATGGAAAAAATTAATGAATTTAAGGGAATAAATGGAAACCTTCTAGCATTTAAAGATGCAGTAGGTGATGCAGAGAAAATAACATTTGCAGGAACTCCGGGAGTATGTACTCCATTTGCAGAACTTTTTGCATATGTTGTAAGAGATAAAGAATCAGTTTTTGTTACATTAACTGACATAGAAAGCGCCAAAAAGATGGAAATTACTCCGCAGGGAATGCAATTATCTGAACCAGCTGATCCTCAAGCTGATGTTGTAGCACTTCTTGGAGGGCTGAGTATGCCCAAATCCAATGTTACAGTTGAGGAAGTAAATGAGATGATTGACAACATATTGAAAAAAGATGGTAAAGTCATTGGACTGTGTTACATGGATATGTTTAAAGAAGCAGGGTGGCTGGATAAAATAAACTTTGACTGCATAATAAACGGCATATTGACTGGATACGTTCTAAAATAGTTAATTTAAATTTTAAGAGTTATTTCTTATTTTTTATCTTAAATTTTTTTTAATAATCCTCAGCTTAAAAAAAGGATTTGATCTAAAATAGGATCATCTTGAGCTCGGAGTTCAAACTTTAAAAAGTAAAAATGCATATATTCTGTTTAATTAAATCCCGCAACCTCCCATTAATTCTAGTTCAAAATTGGGTAATACTAAATTGTAAAGCACAAACTTAATTAATATCGAAATTATAAACCACAATAATGTTCGATGTAGATAATTATTTTTACGCAGAACACAAAATATAACAATAGCTATAATTTTTATAGTAATGATTCTAATTTAGTTTAGATAATGATAAAATCATGGTGATTCTATGACACAAATGGATGAAGCAAAAAAAGGCGTAATAACAGAGGAAATGAAAGCAGTAGCAGCTGCTGAGGGCGTTTCAGAGGAATTTATCAGAAAATCCGTAGCCCAGGGAACCATAGCCATCCCAAGTAACGTTAACCGAGAAGTCAAAGCAGTAGGTATTGGAGCAGGATTAAGAACCAAAGTAAATGCAACTATTGGAACCTCAACAGATATCTGTGACTTTGATATGGAAGAAAAAAAAGCTAAAGTAGCTATGAAATATCAGGCCGACACTTTAATGGAACTTTCCGTGGGTGGAGACCTCGATGAAATAAGAAGAAGAATTTTAAAGATTTCAGACATCCCTGTAGGAAGTGTGCCAGTTTATCAGGCTGCAATTGAAACAATAAGGGAAAAAGGTGCTGCTATTTACATGGATGAAGATGCCATGTTTAAAGCCATCGAAAAACAGGCAAAAGATGGAATCGATTTCATGGCAATTCACTGTAGTGTAAACAGGGAAACCCTCAAAAGATTAAAAAGACAGGGCCGTGAAGGAGGGCTCGTAAGTAGAGGAGGAGCACTTGTATCTGCATGGATGGTTGAAAACGACCTTGAAAATCCATTATACAAAAACTTTGATTATATCTTAGAAATCGCCAAAGAATATGATTTTTGTATGTCCATGGCTAACGCTATGAGAGCTGGAGCAATAGCTGATTCAACAGATCGTGCAGCAGTTCAAGAACTCATCGTGCTTGGAGAACTAATTGACAGGGCAAGAGAAGCAGGTGTGCAGACTATTGTAGAAGGACCAGGGCACATCCCATTAAATGAGATCCCTGCAAACGTCGTACTCCAGAAAAAATTATGCAGGGGAGCACCATTCTACATGTTAGGACCAATTGTAACTGACATCGGAGCAGGATACGACCACATAGTATCTTCAATTGGCGCAGCAGCATCTGCAGGTGCTGGAGCAGACTTTATCTGTTATGTAACACCAGCAGAACACCTTGCATTACCAGATGCAAAAGATGTTAAAGAAGGAGTAATTGCAACGAGAATTGGCGCATACGTCGGAGATATGCAAAAAGGCATACACAACGGTGAAAAAGACCTTGTAATGGCCAACGCACGTAAAAAATTAAACTGGGAGGCACAATTCGATTCTGCAATGTGTCCTGCAGAAGCAAGGAGAATAAGGGACGAAAGGCCACCAGCAGAAGAAGACACATGTACAATGTGCGGAAGTTACTGTGCAGTTAAGATTGTAAACGAATGGTTAGACGAAGCAGACACAGACGTGTTTGATTAAAATCCTAATCATTATTTTATTATTTTATTGCAAGATAAATTACAATAATTATAATTTTTTACAATCAGTTCTATATTTTAAACTTACAAATCCTTCAATGAAGGTTTTATTCTTTTTATATGACTTATGATTATTTATAAAGGTGATTTGATTGAAACATTGGATTGAAAATGTTGCAGATAGTTTAATTGAAAGAGATGTGCCTGAGCATGTAATTGCAAGTGGAACATCTATATCCGGTTCAATACATATTGGAAATTCCTGCGACGTGTTTATCGCGAATGCAGTTACAAAAGCTCTAAAAAACCAGGGAGCTCCTGCAGAAGTTATATGGATTGCAGACGACTACGATCCACTCAGAAAAGTTCCATATCCCCTTCCACCAGAATATGAAAAATATTTAGGTATACCATATGCACATATTCCCTGCCCTGAAGGGTGCTGTGAAAATTTCGTAGAACACTTTAAAAAACCGTTTATTGATACACTTGACGACTTTGGAATATCTTTAAAAGAATATTCCGGAGAAAAAATGTACAAAGAAGGAATATACAACGATTATATACGAATAGCATTAGAAAATGCCCCTAAAATAAGGGAAATATTCAATAAGTACAGGGAACACGCCCTTGCAGATGACTGGCTTCCATACAATCCAATTTGTGAAGAATGTGGACGGATAAATACTACCTTCGCCTACGGTTATGAAGATGATATCGTTCATTACAGATGTAACTGCGGCCACGAAGGATCTATGGATATTAAATCAGGAAAAGGAAAACTTACATGGCGTGTTGAATGGGCTGCAAGATGGAAAATACTCGGCATTACATGCGAACCATTTGGAAAAGACCATGCAGCAAGTGGGGGATCTTACGACGTAAGCAGCATAATATCGCAGGAAATATTCAATTATCCTGCACCTTACCCCGTACCTTATGAATGGATAACTCTTAAGGGAGATGCAATGTCCAAATCTAAAGGTGTTTTCTTTACACCGGGACAGTGGCTCGAAATAGGCAAGCCAGAAACTCTTAATTATTTCCTATTCCGTAGTAAACCATTAAAACATAAAGATTTTAACCCAGAAATGCCATTTCTGGACTTTATTGACCAGTATGATCGTGTTGAAAAAATATACTATGGATTTGAAGAACCTGCATCCCAAAAAGAAGGGGAAAAATCTAAAAAGATTTATGAAATGTCACAAATTGAACTTAAGGACGAAATGCCGTTCCAGCCATCCTACAGGTTCATGACAGTAGCATATCAAATTGCAGATGGAGACATAAAAAAGGTCTTTGAGATACTCAAAAAGAATTCACAGCTTCCAGAAAACATGAACAATGTGGACTTTGAGAACTTAAATGAAGAGGATCTTAAAAATCTCGAAATGAGGATGGATCATGTTAAAAACTGGCTTGGTACATATGCACCAGAATTTGTAAAATTCAGTGTTATGAAAAAGATCCCTAAATTACCTCTGGGTGAAGACCAGACAAAATTCCTGCTCAAGCTTGCAGATCTTCTTGAAGGGAATGAATATACTGCAGAAGAATTACATGACGAAATGTACAACCTTCTCACTGAAATGGACATGAAACCTCAAAAAGCGTTCCAGGCCATTTATAAGATTATAATAGGTAAAAAACAAGGACCAAGAGCAGCTTCATTTGTTTTATCCCTTGATAACGATTTTGTTGTCAAAAGATTTAGAAAAGAAGCTTAATTAAGAATTAGTCTCCTTTGAAACTAATTCATACATTTTATTTTTAAAATTTAGCATATTTATTAAATTAAAATAAAAGTTATTCTAAGTTTATAGTTATATTTGAAAAAATATGAATTAATATCATCAATTAACCATAAAAACTATTTTTTCATCTCAAATTATATATCTAATTTCTTGAGAATTTTATTTTAATTTGTTATTAAATTAGTATTAACTTAATTTTAAGTACCCACTACCCATTCATTAAATATTGTTAAACAATTTCAAGAGAATTATTTGTTAATCCACGATTGAACCAATACTAAATCTTTGTTAAATTTGCTTTTTTTGCAAAATAAGTATAATTAGTAATTATTTTTCATTTTAAATCGATATTAACAGAAAAATTTTTATTACATCAACAACATACCACCATCTTGTAATACAGAAACTATGTTTTTGTATTACAAAATGTATGCGTACAATATTACGGAGGTGAAAAGCATGTTCTTTGGTGGCGCAGGAATAGGTTTAGGATTAGGATTATGGAACCCATTACTCTTCCATTCACTGTTCTTCCCAGGATTCTGGGGTTCAGGATTAGGATGGGGCCTCGGATGGGGTGGCGGATTCTGGTAAATACCACGCTCTAAAAATATTAGTCCCAATAAAATAGTTGATACACACTGGAAACTATTGCTTAGCTATTTGTTTTAACTTGATAAGCCCGCTCAATTACAAATCTAACTTACTTTTTTTTATTTTATAGTAATATGAGAAATTATTAAGCACTAATTTTATAAATTACTAAAATATTTTAAGAATTGTTTAATTATATAGCCTTATTTCCATATTTTATTCTATTTTTCAAAATCAACATGCATATACCCATCTCTTTTTAATATAGTTACCAATTCTGCTAAAAATATTCCGACCATCAAATAATATGCTTCCTCTCATCTTATCTTTGGTTTTCTTCTTAAAATCAACATATCCTTACTAAATAACTTCCAGTTAATTGCCAATTTGCTAAATATAATACTTTCCTAACATCTCTGCCCCTTATTTTTTCAAAAATAGCCCATCATCGCTAAACAATTTTTAATTAAATTGCGATTTTAATACTAATAAAAAGATTTTTATTACATCAACAACATATCACCTTCTTGTAGTACCAAAATAAAAATTTGGTATTGAAAAATGTATGCGAATATAACACTGTGGAGGTGAAATAGTATGTGTTTTAGCGGATGTCTTCTCTGGAACAACCCATGCTTCTGGAATTTACCACTCTTCTTCCATCAACCACTCTTCTTTGGTTTCCATCACTTGGGTATCAACGCTTTCGGTCTTCATGGTTTCCATCACATAGGTATTAACAGATTTGGGTTCTAACTAATGTAAATATGAATACTATTTAGAACACACTGAAATCCAATGCTTAAATATTTAATTTTAACCTAAAAAGTTAAATTAAATAGGGGATTCAAAATTTATTCTTTTTTTTTATTTTTGAAACAATATTAATGCTCTTTTTAAATTAATGCTCATGTTTATGACACGTGAATGAAATACTTTAATTAAAGTGTAATTTAAGAATTATCTTAAAAACATGTAGTTTAACTCGATATTCACATGAATATAATTACATTATTTTACACAACATGCAAACATAACGTGTTTGTTGCCTGAAAATCTTTGATTTTTTAAGATTTTACAACCTCCAATGACCTGAACGTAAATTAAATTACTTATTTTAGAAAGCTTGATCTTAATTAAAATTATAATCTTCAGCCTATATTTTTCCCTATTTATCCACTAGATAATTAATTGCCATTTTTCAGTTAATTATTAATTTTATCAGATATTAGCTTTTTTTTCACTTTTTCCCTTGTTTTTTTCTCAAAAATAACCTATCATTGCTAAACAATTTTCAGTTAATTACCAATTTTATCAGATATTATACTTTTTTTTGTATTTTCCCCTGTTTTTTTCTCAAAAACCATGAATAATTACTAAATAATTTTTAGCTAAATTGCGTCATTCATACTAATAGAAAAATTTTTATTACATAATTAACATATGAGATGTTGTAGTACGAAAATAGTATTTACGTATTACATTAGGTACGCAAAACAACAAGGAGGTGAAAAGTATGCTACTCATCTACATTAAAATCATAATAATCAAAATATTAGTACTCAAAGCTTGCTTATTACATGCTTTACTCGGCGGATTATGGTAATCACGGCCATATAAATACATTTTACACATTCAAGCCAAAATAGCTAAACCTAAAGGCTTTAACTAGAATTTAAAGATTAAAGTTTTTAGTAATACAAATATTGTATTACATTGTATGTATAAAACAACAAGGAGGTGAAAAGTATGCTACTCGTCTACATTAAAATCATAATAATCAAAATCTTAATCCTCAAAGCTTTCTTATTCCCACATTTCCTCTGCGGATGGTTCTAATCACAGAAATATAAACATAACTTAGCACCCGAAACCAAAAACTGCTGTAATACTAGGTAAATTTCAAAATTTTAACTAGTATCTATAGATTGAAATTTTTAGTAATACGCTATTGTATTACATGTATACCAAATAACACGGAGGTGAAAAGTATGCTACTCGTCTACATTAAAATCATAATAATCAAAATCTTAATCCTCAAAGCTTTCTTATTCCCACACTTCCTCTGCGGATGGTTCTAAGCTACCCAATCTCTCCATTTACCAAATAACACGGAGGTGAACCGTATGTTATTAGTTGTAATTAAGATCATAATAATCAAAATCTTAATCCTCAAAGCTTTCTTATTCCCACACTTCCTCTGCGGATGGTTCTAAGCTACCCAATCTCTCTATATTACTAACTTAGCCCCTTAATTGTTCTAAACTCTCAAAACTCTTTTCTACACATATTAAATTTAAATGGTCTTAATCACTGGTATAAGCACAATTTATACACTAAAATCAAAAATTGCTTAAAATACTAGTTAAACCTTAAGGGTTTTAACTAATATCATGGGATTTAAATTTTCCCCATTTACTTTTTATTTTCAAATAGAAGTTCCATTACTGTTTTAAATTGATTGTTAATTTTACAAATAAAATTAAGTTTTAGAGAATATTATAAAATTTCTAGCCTTTTATACAACCTTAAAAAGAATTAATACTCAACATTTTTAAGTTAATTTATAATTTAATATTAATAGAAAGTTTTTTATTACATTATTGACATAAACACCCCGTAACACAGGCCCAAAATCTGTGTTTAAATACACACGTGGAGGTGTAATATATGAAAAAAGAACTAGGCATTCTCCTACTGATCTTTATAGCAACAGTAGGGCTCTCAAGTGCAGCATCAGCACAACCTATTGCTCAAACTGCACAGGGACCAAGTACATACGGACATGGAGGCCATGGAACTTATTATTGGCATTGGACTATAATTAGAAGATTTGTTATATATTCCCCACTCAGCCTTACAAGGATTAGACATATATTTCCACCACCTATTTACAGAGTTACAGCTACGTACATAAGCAATCACAGATGGGTTGCAACTGTATGGAGAAGAACTTACGGTCCATATTACAGAGGAACAATACGCGGCCCAATAATACGCAGATAGACTAAAAGATCCAGTTGAAGGATTAAAGGGGTACCACTTTCGTACCCCCTCATAATATATGGCCTATTTTCAATTAAAATACTAATTTTAAAAAATAATTTTATTAAAAATACCATCTGCACTTTTTTAAATGTATAAACAATAAAATGTGATTACTAGTTCAACTGAGTTTTTTATATTTCAGATAAACATATCTTAAAAAATTATTGCCTAAAAGCAGAATTACTCTTTAATTAACAGATTTTCACATTTAAAAGTCAAAATCTATTAAATTACTATTTTTTCCCCTTAACTCAATCTCTATTTTTCAAAAAGTAACCAATTACTTATTATTTTTAAGCCAGTTGTTTATTTCACAAA contains these protein-coding regions:
- the atwA gene encoding methyl coenzyme M reductase system, component A2, with translation MPFIEIKCVSKRFNDVNVLKNINMTVNEGTVLGILGRSGSGKSVLINMLRGMKEYKPDEGQIIYNVAICPDCLRVEPPSMKNNACKCGGKFEAQRVDFWNCDRKIFASLRRRISIMLQRSFALYEDDTVIDNVIKSIEGRDEEDKMYMAIDLIEMTHMTHRITHIARDLSGGEKQRVVLARQMGKEPMVFLADEPTGTLDPQTAELLHQTLLEGVKNKGTTMVITSHWPEVMRTLSDYVIWLENGEIIHEGDPETVVQTFLDSVPLPEKIETPDTGEPILELENIKKHYYSIERGVVKAVDGVSLNVNEGEIFGIVGLSGAGKTTLSRIIYGLTEPSSGKIEMKLGDDWIDMTKPGPLFRGRVKPYMGILHQEYSLYPHRTVLGNLTEAISLDLPAEFAKMKAIYVLKAVGFDEKYASQLLDKAPDELSGGERHRVALAQVLIKEPRVIILDEPTGTMDPITRVQVTDSIRKAREELNQTFIIISHDMDFVLDVCDKASLMRGGKILKTGLPEEIVDDLTAKEKNKMLKKE
- a CDS encoding DUF2124 domain-containing protein, with product MEKINEFKGINGNLLAFKDAVGDAEKITFAGTPGVCTPFAELFAYVVRDKESVFVTLTDIESAKKMEITPQGMQLSEPADPQADVVALLGGLSMPKSNVTVEEVNEMIDNILKKDGKVIGLCYMDMFKEAGWLDKINFDCIINGILTGYVLK
- the thiC gene encoding phosphomethylpyrimidine synthase → MTQMDEAKKGVITEEMKAVAAAEGVSEEFIRKSVAQGTIAIPSNVNREVKAVGIGAGLRTKVNATIGTSTDICDFDMEEKKAKVAMKYQADTLMELSVGGDLDEIRRRILKISDIPVGSVPVYQAAIETIREKGAAIYMDEDAMFKAIEKQAKDGIDFMAIHCSVNRETLKRLKRQGREGGLVSRGGALVSAWMVENDLENPLYKNFDYILEIAKEYDFCMSMANAMRAGAIADSTDRAAVQELIVLGELIDRAREAGVQTIVEGPGHIPLNEIPANVVLQKKLCRGAPFYMLGPIVTDIGAGYDHIVSSIGAAASAGAGADFICYVTPAEHLALPDAKDVKEGVIATRIGAYVGDMQKGIHNGEKDLVMANARKKLNWEAQFDSAMCPAEARRIRDERPPAEEDTCTMCGSYCAVKIVNEWLDEADTDVFD
- the lysS gene encoding lysine--tRNA ligase produces the protein MKHWIENVADSLIERDVPEHVIASGTSISGSIHIGNSCDVFIANAVTKALKNQGAPAEVIWIADDYDPLRKVPYPLPPEYEKYLGIPYAHIPCPEGCCENFVEHFKKPFIDTLDDFGISLKEYSGEKMYKEGIYNDYIRIALENAPKIREIFNKYREHALADDWLPYNPICEECGRINTTFAYGYEDDIVHYRCNCGHEGSMDIKSGKGKLTWRVEWAARWKILGITCEPFGKDHAASGGSYDVSSIISQEIFNYPAPYPVPYEWITLKGDAMSKSKGVFFTPGQWLEIGKPETLNYFLFRSKPLKHKDFNPEMPFLDFIDQYDRVEKIYYGFEEPASQKEGEKSKKIYEMSQIELKDEMPFQPSYRFMTVAYQIADGDIKKVFEILKKNSQLPENMNNVDFENLNEEDLKNLEMRMDHVKNWLGTYAPEFVKFSVMKKIPKLPLGEDQTKFLLKLADLLEGNEYTAEELHDEMYNLLTEMDMKPQKAFQAIYKIIIGKKQGPRAASFVLSLDNDFVVKRFRKEA